In the Mya arenaria isolate MELC-2E11 chromosome 11, ASM2691426v1 genome, one interval contains:
- the LOC128209597 gene encoding calmodulin-like, whose translation MATPLTEQQIIDLKDAFAAFDKNNDGLLNFPEVKDMLVSIGRDPRSCRVNEVLKEVDTDGDGAINFAEFLNFIAREQLAEGPEEQSELQQMFAMFDRNRDGRITHAEMKRALAETGQNVPDSEIESMIREADDNCDGKVSYKEFVATMKKKYPGVYD comes from the exons ATG GCCACTCCGTTGACTGAACAGCAAATCATCG ACTTGAAGGACGCATTTGCGGCCTTTGACAAGAACAATGACGGGTTACTTAACTTCCCTGAGGTCAAGGATATGCTTGTTTCAATCGGACGGGACCCGCGTAGCTGCCGCGTCAACGAAGTACTAAAGGAAGTTGACACAGATG GAGACGGAGCTATCAACTTTGCAGAGTTCTTGAACTTTATTGCACGTGAACAGTTGGCAGAGGGTCCGGAGGAACAGAGCGAGCTCCAACAAATGTTTGCAATGTTTGACAGGAATCGTGACGGACGTATCACCCACGCTGAGATGAAACGGGCATTAG CTGAGACCGGACAGAACGTTCCCGACTCGGAAATTGAGAGCATGATTCGGGAGGCGGATGACAATTGCGATGGCAAAGTTAGCTATAAAG
- the LOC128208464 gene encoding uncharacterized protein LOC128208464 produces MGGGERGKRGGRVKREKRGGREQGIKKREEREKKGVEERWERGEGGSEESFRGEGEKKGGREEKDGGEREKRRDREERGRGEREEKWGREERGRGEREKRRDREERGRGEREKRRYREERGRREREKRRDRQERGRREREKRRDREERGRREREKRRDKEERESVREKKRDREERGRGDREKRRDREERGRREREKRRDRKEMGRGEREKRGEEMFDISHACKTPASDVGTAVRAICQNPSEPEVKTMVHDADSKGQVLDVVDMVFS; encoded by the exons ATGGGTGGAGGAGAGAGGGGGAAGAGAGGGGGTAGAGTGAAGAGGGAGAAGAGAGGGGGTAGAGAACAGGGGATTAAGAAAAGAGAAG AGAGGGAGAAGAAAGGGGTAGAGGAGAGATGGGAAAGAGGAGAGGGGGGAAGTGAAGAGAGTTTTAGAGGAGAGGGGGAGAAGAAAGGGGGTAGAGAAGAGAAGGATGGAGGAGAGAGGGAGAAGAGACGCGATAGAGAAGAGAGGGGTAGAGGAGAGAGGGAGGAGAAATGGGGCAGAGAAGAGAGGGGTAGAGGAGAAAGGGAGAAGAGGCGAGATAGAGAAGAGAGGGGTAGAGGTGAGAGGGAGAAGAGACGATATAGAGAAGAGAGAGGTAGAAGAGAGCGGGAGAAGAGACGAGATAGACAAGAGAGGGGTAGAAGAGAGCGGGAGAAGAGACGAGATAGAGAAGAGAGAGGTAGAAGAGAGCGGGAGAAGAGACGAGATAAAGAAGAGAGGG AGAGTGTGAGGGAGAAGAAACGAGATAGAGAAGAGAGGGGTAGAGGTGACAGGGAGAAGAGACGAGATAGAGAAGAGAGGGGTAGAAGAGAGCGGGAGAAGAGACGAGATAGAAAAGAGATGGGCAGAGGAGAGAGGGAAAAGAGAGGGG aaGAAATGTTTGACATCAGTCATGCTTGCAAGACCCCGGCGTCTGATGTGGGCACGGCGGTGCGAGCTATTTGTCAAAATCCGTCAGAACCTGAGGTCAAAACAATGGTGCATGATGCGGATTCCAAAGGTCAAGTGTTGGACGTTGTTGATATGGTGTTCagttga